In Anseongella ginsenosidimutans, one genomic interval encodes:
- the priA gene encoding replication restart helicase PriA, which produces MDHDHFSQDGEVNLFAEVILPLALPVNYTYRIPSHMVGEVVPGKRVAVQFGKSRMYSALVRRVTDTFPARYAPKEILEVLDDSPMVTRQQFGLWDWMASYYLCSAGEVMMAALPASLKLSSQTRIILNRDSHGQEIKLNEKESLVRQALEQQHELTVNDLAKLLGQKTVMPLIKSLIDKELVYVSEQITGGYKPRTAAYLELDPVYQDKEQLRELYQLLERAPRQLDALMTFIRLAKDKGRVPKKELMEESGVSSSVINSLVEKEVFIPVTQEVSRLQQEDVAILLEQQFSAAQQAAYEETRSLLESKEAVLLHGVTASGKTLLYIKLIEEYLEKGQQALYLLPEIAITEQMTQRLRSHFGDSLAVYHSRFNDNERGEIWKKVLQGTCRIIVGARSALFLPFQDLGLVIVDEEHENSYKQFDPAPRYHARDSALYLAGLYKAKTILGSATPSLESYYNALQGKYGLVTLQQRYGEVMLPETLIADMLRENKKKTAHSHFSSQLVEEIKRSLENKKQVILFRNRRGYVPLLQCHTCGYVPQCMHCDISLTYHRSSGKLVCHYCGYSEKLLSSCPACGSLHLEQKGFGTEKVEDELKILLPQARISRLDLDNTRSKYAFQQILNDFEDGNIDILVGTQMVTKGLDFSNVTLVGILDADSLFRYPDFRAFERSYQLMVQVSGRSGRRSERGKVIIQTASPRHKIIGMVLQNDYKAFYQSEIDERRQFNYPPFYRLINIHLKHKNEEYLAETAAGFASLLKARLGKRVLGPQIPVVARVRNQYIRDLLIKIDRENDSISKVKEIFSICLAELKTRHKSLLVQVDVDPL; this is translated from the coding sequence ATGGATCATGATCATTTTTCACAGGACGGGGAAGTGAATTTATTTGCAGAAGTAATTCTTCCGCTGGCGCTACCTGTTAATTACACCTACCGCATCCCTTCGCATATGGTCGGAGAAGTGGTTCCCGGCAAACGTGTGGCCGTGCAGTTCGGCAAAAGCAGGATGTATTCCGCCCTGGTACGCCGCGTCACTGATACTTTTCCCGCACGTTACGCCCCCAAGGAAATACTGGAAGTGCTGGACGACTCTCCCATGGTAACCCGTCAGCAATTCGGCCTTTGGGATTGGATGGCCTCCTACTATCTGTGCAGCGCCGGCGAAGTCATGATGGCGGCCCTGCCGGCTTCCCTTAAATTATCCAGTCAGACGAGGATCATCCTCAACCGGGATTCCCACGGACAGGAGATCAAGCTTAATGAAAAGGAATCACTGGTCCGCCAGGCACTGGAACAGCAGCACGAACTCACGGTAAACGATCTGGCAAAGTTACTGGGGCAGAAAACCGTCATGCCCCTGATAAAGTCACTGATCGACAAGGAACTCGTTTACGTTTCGGAACAAATAACAGGGGGATATAAACCCAGGACGGCGGCCTACCTGGAACTGGACCCTGTTTACCAGGATAAGGAACAATTAAGGGAATTATACCAGCTGCTGGAAAGAGCGCCTCGCCAGCTGGACGCACTAATGACTTTTATCCGCCTGGCGAAGGACAAAGGCCGCGTGCCGAAAAAGGAGTTAATGGAAGAAAGCGGGGTAAGCAGCAGCGTGATCAATTCCCTGGTAGAAAAAGAAGTGTTCATTCCCGTAACGCAGGAAGTAAGCCGGCTGCAGCAGGAAGACGTCGCAATACTGCTGGAACAACAATTTTCCGCTGCCCAGCAGGCAGCCTATGAAGAAACCAGGAGTTTGCTGGAAAGCAAAGAAGCCGTACTCCTTCACGGGGTAACCGCATCGGGAAAAACGCTTCTTTATATAAAACTCATAGAAGAATACCTTGAAAAAGGACAGCAGGCCCTTTACCTGCTTCCGGAAATTGCGATTACAGAACAAATGACCCAACGGCTAAGGTCGCATTTCGGGGACAGCCTGGCCGTTTACCATTCCCGCTTTAACGATAATGAGCGCGGTGAAATCTGGAAGAAGGTACTGCAGGGCACCTGCCGGATCATCGTGGGCGCACGTTCCGCACTATTCCTTCCCTTTCAGGACCTTGGCCTGGTGATCGTAGATGAGGAGCATGAGAACTCCTACAAGCAATTTGATCCTGCTCCCCGCTATCATGCGAGGGACAGCGCCCTTTACCTGGCCGGCCTGTATAAAGCTAAAACCATCCTCGGTTCGGCGACCCCTTCTTTGGAAAGTTATTACAACGCCCTGCAGGGAAAGTATGGCCTGGTAACGCTGCAGCAGCGTTATGGAGAGGTTATGCTGCCGGAAACGCTGATCGCAGATATGCTCCGGGAAAATAAAAAGAAAACCGCCCATTCTCATTTCAGTTCCCAGCTTGTTGAAGAAATAAAAAGGAGCCTGGAAAATAAAAAACAGGTGATCCTGTTCAGGAACCGGAGAGGGTATGTTCCGCTGCTGCAGTGTCATACCTGCGGTTATGTCCCGCAATGCATGCATTGTGATATCAGTCTGACCTATCACCGGAGCAGCGGGAAACTGGTATGCCATTACTGCGGCTATTCAGAAAAGCTGCTTTCTTCCTGCCCTGCCTGCGGAAGCCTGCACCTGGAGCAAAAGGGGTTCGGCACGGAAAAAGTAGAAGATGAGCTGAAGATCCTGCTTCCGCAAGCCAGGATTTCGCGGTTGGACCTGGACAACACCCGAAGTAAATATGCCTTCCAGCAAATACTGAATGATTTTGAGGACGGGAACATCGATATCCTGGTAGGCACTCAAATGGTAACCAAGGGGCTTGATTTCAGCAACGTGACCCTGGTGGGCATATTGGATGCCGACTCTCTTTTCCGTTATCCCGATTTCAGGGCCTTCGAGCGAAGTTATCAGCTGATGGTACAGGTCAGCGGGCGGTCCGGCCGCAGGAGCGAAAGAGGCAAAGTGATCATCCAAACCGCCAGCCCGCGCCATAAGATTATAGGCATGGTTCTTCAAAACGATTATAAAGCATTTTATCAATCGGAAATTGACGAAAGAAGGCAATTCAACTATCCGCCATTCTATCGCCTTATTAATATTCACCTGAAACATAAAAACGAGGAGTATCTGGCAGAAACCGCAGCCGGTTTTGCCTCCCTTTTAAAGGCCCGCCTCGGGAAACGGGTGCTTGGGCCGCAGATCCCGGTGGTGGCCCGGGTAAGAAACCAATATATCCGCGATCTCCTTATTAAAATTGACAGAGAAAACGATTCCATCAGTAAAGTTAAGGAGATCTTCAGCATATGCCTGGCCGAACTGAAGACACGGCACAAAAGCCTGCTGGTCCAGGTCGATGTGGATCCCCTGTGA
- a CDS encoding protein-L-isoaspartate(D-aspartate) O-methyltransferase, protein MTPLKDTYKHKGLRKVLVKTLREKGIKDESVLEAIGRVPRHFFIQKYTAEKAYEDTALQIDAGQTISQPFTVAYQTELLNIKPGLKVLEIGTGSGYQAAILAEMGAKVITVERQEELYRKTAKFLAEMGYTSVKCLLGDGSVGFPAQAPYDRIIVTAGAPSVPQPLLKQLKKGGTLVIPVGDEKIQKMITVLKISEKEYEKIELDAFKFVPLIGEGAW, encoded by the coding sequence TTGACACCGCTTAAAGACACATACAAGCATAAAGGGCTTCGCAAGGTATTGGTTAAAACCCTGCGTGAGAAGGGGATAAAGGATGAATCAGTTCTGGAGGCAATCGGCCGGGTTCCCCGTCATTTTTTTATCCAGAAATATACGGCTGAAAAAGCCTATGAAGATACGGCGCTGCAGATCGACGCCGGGCAAACAATCTCCCAGCCTTTCACCGTAGCGTATCAAACAGAATTGCTGAACATCAAGCCGGGGCTAAAGGTACTGGAAATCGGCACAGGTTCCGGTTACCAGGCCGCCATTCTTGCTGAAATGGGCGCAAAAGTGATCACCGTTGAAAGGCAGGAAGAATTGTACCGCAAAACCGCGAAATTTCTCGCCGAAATGGGCTACACGTCCGTTAAATGCCTCCTTGGCGACGGCTCCGTCGGGTTCCCGGCCCAGGCCCCCTATGACAGGATCATTGTCACCGCCGGCGCACCTTCCGTTCCCCAACCGCTGCTGAAGCAGCTGAAAAAGGGAGGAACCCTGGTCATTCCCGTTGGCGACGAAAAGATCCAGAAGATGATCACCGTCCTGAAGATCTCCGAAAAGGAATACGAAAAAATCGAGCTGGACGCCTTTAAATTCGTCCCGCTGATCGGTGAAGGAGCGTGGTAG